Proteins encoded in a region of the Gordonia crocea genome:
- the moeZ gene encoding adenylyltransferase/sulfurtransferase MoeZ — MTLPPLVDPAAALSRDEVGRYSRHLIIPDVGMAGQKRLKNAKVLVIGAGGLGSPTLMYLAAAGVGTIGIVDFDVVDESNLQRQVIHGQSDIGIPKAQSAKNSMLEINPYITVVTHEVALSNENAVELFSQYDLILDGADNFATRYLVNDAAILAGKPYVWGSIYRFEGQVSVFWESAPDGLGINYRDLYPQAPPPGMVPSCAEGGVLGILCATIGSIMGTEAIKLICGIGESLLGRLMVYDALEMTFRTVRIRKDPAGAKVTELIDYDDFCGVVSDEAQAAAADSTLTPSEVKARLDDGAPVALIDVRDPVEWDIVHLPGATLIPKGEFESGEGLGKIPQDRPVVLYCRTGIRSAEVLAMVKSAGFADATHIQGGITAWAQQVDPSMPIY, encoded by the coding sequence ATGACGCTGCCACCGCTGGTGGACCCGGCCGCCGCACTGAGCCGCGACGAGGTCGGCCGCTACAGCCGCCACCTGATCATCCCCGACGTCGGGATGGCCGGGCAGAAGCGACTGAAGAACGCCAAGGTCTTGGTCATCGGGGCCGGCGGGCTGGGCTCGCCGACGCTGATGTACCTCGCGGCCGCCGGTGTCGGCACGATCGGGATCGTCGACTTCGACGTCGTCGACGAGTCGAACCTGCAGCGTCAGGTGATCCACGGGCAGTCCGACATCGGCATCCCCAAAGCCCAGTCGGCCAAGAACTCGATGCTCGAGATCAACCCGTACATCACCGTGGTGACCCATGAGGTGGCGCTGAGCAACGAGAACGCGGTGGAACTGTTCTCGCAGTACGACCTGATCCTCGACGGTGCCGACAACTTCGCGACCCGCTACCTCGTCAACGATGCGGCAATCCTTGCCGGCAAGCCCTATGTGTGGGGTTCGATCTATCGCTTCGAGGGCCAGGTGTCGGTGTTCTGGGAGTCGGCACCTGACGGGCTCGGCATCAACTACCGCGACCTGTACCCGCAGGCACCGCCGCCGGGGATGGTGCCCTCCTGCGCCGAGGGCGGCGTGCTCGGCATCCTCTGTGCGACGATCGGCTCGATCATGGGCACCGAGGCGATCAAGCTGATCTGCGGGATCGGTGAATCGCTGCTCGGCCGGCTGATGGTGTACGACGCGCTGGAGATGACCTTCCGCACGGTGCGGATCCGCAAGGACCCGGCCGGGGCGAAGGTCACCGAGCTTATCGACTACGACGACTTCTGCGGCGTTGTCTCCGACGAGGCGCAGGCCGCTGCCGCCGATTCGACGCTGACCCCGAGCGAGGTCAAGGCGAGGCTCGACGACGGTGCCCCGGTCGCCCTGATCGACGTCCGCGACCCGGTGGAGTGGGACATCGTCCACCTGCCCGGCGCGACGCTGATCCCCAAGGGCGAGTTCGAGTCGGGGGAGGGGCTGGGCAAGATCCCGCAGGACCGCCCGGTCGTCCTCTACTGCCGCACCGGGATCCGCTCGGCCGAGGTGTTGGCCATGGTCAAGAGCGCCGGGTTCGCCGACGCCACCCACATCCAGGGCGGGATCACCGCGTGGGCGCAGCAGGTCGACCCGTCGATGCCCATCTACTGA
- a CDS encoding dihydrofolate reductase family protein, translating into MSRVRVHNFSISLDGFGTGEDQTFDEPFGHAGTRLLEWAFPTRTFTDMGFHGEQPGTAGVDEAFASRWNAGVGVEIMGRNKFAPKPGPWPDDQWQGWWGDEPPFHTPVVVLTHHPRPPLELSGGTTFHFLDAPPAEALAYARELAGDKDIRIGGGTSTVREFLSADLVDEMHIAVVPVLLGRGERLWDGLEGIEKRFDIESVTSPSGVVHLTFTRLAD; encoded by the coding sequence GTGTCCCGTGTGCGCGTTCACAACTTCTCGATCTCGCTCGACGGCTTCGGGACCGGCGAGGACCAAACCTTCGACGAACCGTTCGGCCATGCCGGCACCCGACTGCTGGAATGGGCGTTCCCGACCCGCACCTTCACCGACATGGGATTCCACGGCGAGCAGCCGGGCACCGCGGGTGTCGACGAGGCTTTCGCCAGCCGGTGGAACGCCGGTGTCGGGGTGGAGATCATGGGCCGCAACAAGTTTGCCCCCAAACCCGGGCCGTGGCCCGACGACCAGTGGCAGGGCTGGTGGGGTGACGAGCCGCCGTTTCACACCCCGGTCGTCGTCCTCACCCACCACCCCCGGCCTCCGCTGGAGTTGTCCGGCGGCACGACCTTCCACTTCCTCGACGCACCGCCGGCCGAGGCCCTCGCCTACGCCCGGGAACTGGCGGGCGACAAGGACATCCGCATCGGCGGCGGGACGAGCACCGTGCGCGAGTTCCTGAGCGCCGACCTGGTCGACGAGATGCACATCGCCGTCGTGCCGGTGCTCCTCGGCCGCGGCGAGCGGCTCTGGGACGGCCTGGAGGGGATCGAGAAGCGCTTCGACATCGAGAGCGTCACATCGCCCAGCGGTGTCGTGCACCTGACGTTCACCCGTCTCGCCGATTGA